A single genomic interval of Rhizophagus irregularis chromosome 15, complete sequence harbors:
- a CDS encoding uncharacterized protein (SECRETED:cutsite_GAA-VR; SECRETED:prob_0.4402); SECRETED:SignalP(1-21): MQINLVAFFLVLFTVISLGAAVRNERRTINRRSPSGYDSYDSYDSYDSYSSDYKLRKRGDYGGYGSYGGYDDNDY; the protein is encoded by the exons atgcAAATCAATCTTGTTGCCTTCTTTTTGGTCTTATTTACTGTAATCTCTTTGGGAGCAGCTGTAAGAAATGAAAGAAGAACTATAAACAGACGCTCTCCCAGTGGTTATGATAGTTATGATAGTTATGATAGTTATGATAGTTATAGTAGTGATTACAAACTTA GAAAACGCGGAGACTACGGAGGCTACGGAAGTTACGGAGGTTACGACGATAATGATTACTAA